The following DNA comes from Centropristis striata isolate RG_2023a ecotype Rhode Island chromosome 3, C.striata_1.0, whole genome shotgun sequence.
ACGCTTAATGGAATGATGTCAGCGTTGATGCATCTCCTGAGCTTTTCCTGCTTTGACAGGACAAAATGTCTGCAGTGAAAAGGGTCTGTTACAagacattgggcctcattcacgaaccgttcttaagaacaaatttgttcttaagtcctacttacgaagattttaatttttttcttttttctttacattacagtgacatttccgtcatatttatgtatttatttatttcattttttttttcatttcgtaAACTCATACTCATACTTACATACATTGTAGTAaactcagtcctaaataaaaatattgtgatgtcatatatttacggccacaagagGGATTTTGGGGgtgcgctgtttcttagtatagagaacagtaaggagacccagttaaaatgtataaatttatacataagtaataaataattgatgattaacaTATGAATAACTAAATggaagttgatagagctgataaatataattattcaattaaacacattataattaaataggacataaatgtatatcatgaattcatttctaaattttcctttcctttattcttccttatatctatttttactgtaaaatagtcaatttttcatgtcagaaaaacagaaaccccttttcagctttgtgaggggcatttggTGGcgtcttcttcttttctttttgttgtttcaacacaaaccactgcacacactagagcagctggagccaaaagctgcttctccattttgtaagtttttactaagagcatgatgggggaAAATGCATGgtatctagttgtagtcttgtaaatagttaccctgcaaGATGCACAGTCTTTCTAAAATcacagtctgagactaggctgggactaaaaattCTAAatacttgtctttagatgtgagcaggtgtgagccgACAAGTTTTCGAGGAGTCAAATCTTTTCAGTCTTCTGATTTATAGGTAGCATAAAGCAGATCATGCCTTCACTATGCAGGAACCTAATTTGCTCAATTCCTCAATTTTGTGTACAAAGTTTTTAAATCCAAACACACGGAATCATGCTGCTCTTAATTTGGTAATTTATTTGATAACTggtgtaatttatttttctttacttcTATTCACTGAGCCCCACCTCCCACTTTGAAAGCCTCTACCCTCAGGTACAAATACCCCTGGTTGAGAATCACTGGTACAACTTTGATGTCCTCTACCATTATTTTTCACTTcgaaaaaaaatcaagtaaatataaataatactgGTTTATTGTTAATAGTCAAATAAATCCACAAAcacagaatgtgtacatttcaaagttttaatgtatatatatatatttatacgtTATGTACAAAAAGccatcacaaatcacaaatatgGTAACAGTCATATTTCACATGCTCAGTCAGTAGTAATGCTTTTCTTTTGGCTAAGAGTGATTCCTCAGAAGAGAGGAAGGTCAGTCTGCTCTGTTAAGGCataaaccaaaaaagaaaacaccttGTGGAGGATCAGGTATGCAAATGTTAATGTCTAAAATGAATCACTGcggacaaacagacaaatatacatatatataatgtgcATGAATGCATCTCAAGTTTTTTTTGCAGGTTATTAAGATACAAACACTGCAGTTCACAGACTACTTAACAACTGTCGGGCTAATGTCAAGTATATAACAGGACACAGTTTCTGGTTTGGCAAACCATATGGTCCCATGTGAGTAGGAAGGTTCATGatcagtaaaataaaacaaatacactCATGGTTTTTGCTGAAAatgtaagtaaaaaataattttaaaaaaagatcccTTTGCATTAGATTGTGTAAATTGGGCCCAATATGTCTCCAATTTGAAGCCTTTGTCTAAATTAAAAGCTTTGTAACATGAGACAGCAATGGAAAGGAAGAAAGTACTGCACGCTGTTGCATTCAGAAATTCAAAATACAATtagcatttaaatacaaaataatacgAAAAGTGACAGCATGTAAGAAATCACAAAAATAGGTGAAATATAGTGAGCTCCCTCCCTCACAGAGGGAAACAGAAGAGGACTGTCTCTGGGACAAAGAAAGAATAACACTGCAACTCTGAGTCCCGCAGCCCAGTAAGGCTAACAGCTTCAAGTGCAAACATTGGCTATAGCCTCATGAATAAGTCACAAAGTGTTTGAGTGCAACACAGCTGTCAGACCACACACAAGTTGAAATCTTAGGTCTCTTCATAAAAGCCTTTCTGAATCAGTCAGactctggattttttttcttctgttgctGTAAACTGATGGAAAGTAGCTGCCAGTTGTTCCACCATCCACACTCGAGGTCCTATGCATAGTCACACAGCAGTCTGATATGCTCTCATGCTGACAGGAGGCTTAGTGGAGAGTTGTCCACGATGTATTCGCCAACGCCAGCAAAGTACATAACCTGTGCAATGCCGAACAGAGGAGCGATGACCAGGGCTCGACAGCCGGCGCCTTTCAGGAATGCAGAGGGCCCCTCCTTACGCATTATTTTACTGTGGAGAACAAGACAGTTGGGTTTTTGAATACACacgggggaaaaaatgaaagagGTATTTAAGCAACATTGATCACATTGACACATCGGGCTTACCTCACACAATCCGTAACTCCATTGTAAGTGTCTTCAGTGGATCCTTTGTTCAGTGACTGCAGTCTAGTCTTcaccactgaaaaaaaatgcaaatatatcaGATTACATTCCAGCCACATTACTATTAATAAATAGGCCCATTGTGGCAGACATGGTTCTCTCAACTCACCATCACAGGGGTTTACAGCCACAGCAGCAGTAGAACCTGCAACACAGCCGGAGAGGAACGCCCAATAGAAGGGCGACGATGCCTCAGGACTGGGTTTGCCCAGGCGGTTCAGGTTGGCAAACAACGGGAAGTAGACAACAGAAAAGGGCACATCCCTGAAAGATCAAAACAAAAGGTTGTTTTAGACTGAAAACCTGATATACAGAAACTAGTCTGACAAGTTTACATAGTTCCTCTTTATTTGGGGAGGATACGTACCTCATCAGTGTTGCCCCCAGCCCTTTGTAGAGCCCCTGGATGCCCTGCGTGTAGAGCAGTTCCTTTGCGATCTGTGTGGCTGACACAGATCGTGGCGCTGAGACCACCGTGCCAGAGTTGTAAGAGCGGCTGAGGACGGTGGCAGTGGCCACTAGCTTGGTGGCAGGCATCAGACCGGGTTTTTGCTGCTGGGCCGCTTTGGACAAaagataaaacatgttaatatAAACCCTGGAAGGCAGCGTTTTGAGTTAAATCCATGCAGATAACATTAAATACAAACTTTATATTCTTCTTACCGAGTCTGCCTGCATCTTGTAGCTGAATCTTGAGCATTTCCATCGGCGTGGTGATAATAACCTGACACATGCCTGCACCACAACCTGCCAGCATCTCTTTAAACACCGTCAGCCCCTTCCTGTTGACAGACAAAACATGTAATTATAGTGATACTCAGCATTTCTCTTAAGAGAACATTTTGATGATTTCATTGGATGATTTTGCTTACCCGTCCTTGGAGAGGTGGTGCCTGAAGAAGTCATTAGCAGCCAGCTTGATTGCCTTTTCAGGTGTGACCAGGGTCAAATTTACAGCAGCACCTGAggaggaaacaaacacacagttagTACAGAATTCAcaataatgttttcattttgcacATGTACAAAACATTCCCTGTCACTATCATTACAACATTACAAGGCAATTAGTCCATCGTATGGTTTATCTACACATAGACAGGACAAATGCTCAATTTAAAATAGCTTCAGTCACAATGATGGAGGGTTAAgtcaaaagaaaataacattaaacAGTTTCAAAAGGAAATGAGAAACAAGCAAAACAAGTGACAAGGGAAGAAATGAGGAGGGTGATGAATGTCCAGAGAGAGATGCAAATGAGAAGTCTATGAAGTACAGTGAGTGACTTTAGGATTAAAAAAAGGCCCACTTTGCAAAGAGTAGACTTTATGAAAGGAAATGTGTTTCTATTGAAAGGCCAAAGTAAGAAAAGTTAATGACAACAAGAGAAATGAAGAGATGTTAGTGAAAGGACAGGCTGATTCATTGATTATGTACTGTGTGTGCAGACCTTAGGCAAACTTAAAAACTGATCTGTAAGACTGTTGACCATCTATAATAAATTTAAGTTTGCCACAGATTAATTTTAAGCTCAATTAAAGTCTGCAAGGACACACTTCATAGTCTAGAAACGAGGACCTACGACAAGTTGACAGGACAGTGAAGAGACAGTCAAGTAGTTATTGACAGGAAGTCCAAATACAGAACAAATAGATGGCAAAACAAAAACGTGTGCCTATAGTTTTAAATAGAGCAATATTGTAAGAACCATTATATGATTTGCCTCCAGCGTGGCTGCGCCTTATCGGCTAGCCTTCAATATCCCAGGGGGACCCAAGTCTGTAATATGAAAAACACAGATGCAAACAAACAGCATTCCTCACACAAGCAGAGACCCAGACTAACAAAGGCCTCAGTTTTCCTCATATTTAACTATGTCAACAAGgttttaatttctctttttgaCATTAAGTCAATAAACTGATGATTAAACAGTGCATTATCTTAATTACTGCATAAACACTATTAAAACACCATCTTAAATGTGCAGAACCACTTTTCATGAGAGCAGCTTTAACCACTTTACTTTTATAACTTATTCCATTATTCCAACTTATAGCTTCATAGTAAATCAAGCAACCCATGCAACCAAATTAAACTGCATTTCAACTTTCAGCAGTTGTAATCATGTAATCAATTATCCAACTACAGCATAGAAAGATCTTACTTTCTTCTACTTTTTATCCTCTCTCATATGTTCAAGCCTACTGGAGCATAATATTCAGATGTGAATCGATCTTACCTCTATACATGCCAAAGTAACCCTCTGATCGAACTGTCTTGACAAGGCAGTCCATCCTGcagaacaagaaagcaaggaaaATAATCATTGGTATGAATCATTTGAGAAGGGGAGCAGATAGGAAAGAAATATTTCACAATGACGGCTTCACAAGAGTCAGGGAACCGTGAGTGCACTAAGTAAACATGGATGCTTGCTGAGAGGGTAAATGCAGCAGTACTTTTCCACCCTTCAGAGGCACGTGGACCACTTCATTGCATAGGAATGAGAAGAATTTCtctaaatgtatacatttatctTAATGTTTACATGTCATTATGGGATCAGCAACAATAGGATGGATTATGCATGAATGTGGTAGGTATAATGACAAATGATTGATGCTGTGGTGCAAGCCAACAGTAACTAAAAATACTTACATGCTCTTGTAGACCTGCTGACCTGCTCTCTGATTCTGCAACCTGGTCTTTGCCAGGTCAATGGGGAAGACACAAGTAACCCCAACGATACCAGCAATGCCTCCATTAATGAGCTTAGCTGGGAGACTGAaaggaaatgacagaaaaagagaacaCTTTAATGTGGAGATTctttaataactaaaaaatagtGACAAATAACATAAAAGGTAGGGTTGCGATTTGGGctgaaatacaaatatatctgCAACAGTTTTTGAATTTTGAGGATCTGCTGCTTTTATGTGTTAGATAACATTGCAAATTGAATATCCCTGACTGTCAGGCCGCAGATACAATAATATTTACTCCAGTTAAGATACAAGccattttctcaattaatcacCTGGTAAACACTGATGTCCATCACAGTTGGCTAATGGTTGTATTTAACTACTTTAAGCCCAACCAACATAAAAAACCTAAAGATAATGaactatataaaaacaaacaagtagcAATTTTGCTTAAATGACATGCTGAAAGTAGTCATGGTTGGCATTTCTGCTTGAAAATGACTTTAATGGTTTATAAATGGTCAAAATAGTTATGAAATCctatcaatttatttatttcagctcTTGtgcaaataatgtaaattaaaaagtaattgtaCTTCATGGAGAAGAATGTTTGAGACTTACCTGATATGTTGCTGAGACATGATGACTTTGCAATAAACTAAGTTACAAGTGTAAAACGAGGTGATGTAGATCCAAGTGTTCTTCAGTCAAATCAATGAATAGAGTCTAGAAAGTcatagaaagagagaaaaaggaggagtTACTTCAGATGTATAATCAGGTTCCGCAGTAATGAGGCTCTTCCTGTGCAAAGCGCTTATCCCACCCACACCAGAGGCTTTAGCTTATCTCGGCGcctcacagtcacatgacaatgACGAGCAGCACCgctacttttttttacattttatttcaactagcctatgacatttattgatcatttcactcaaaaaggatgtaacaaagaatGGCTATTaacagtcacattttattttgacttaggcataataaatcaacttaagtcacacacttgacataggccattatctttaaggggtaaaatcacatgatctgatcaactgaggatgtaggtgattttatcataggtggccggcgtcaaaggcaaaaaaaaaacaattgacaaaaaatgacttaggcgattattttaacagtgtgacgacatgGAGTACAGCACCGCTACTTGAAACATGAGTAGTACAACCGGTGGGCGTGACTAGCTCACATACCGGAATGCCATATACGGGTATAACCGGCCTCCATTCATTCTTGATACTGATCAAACATGCAGCCGAATTTCTTAAGAACGTGCAGACAGTGACGTGAATAAAGATACTAAGTTATTAACTGAATTTTACGTGTACTCGTCAGTGCAAAGCGCGTCCATTACCTTTAACGATTGTATAGATGATTCTTTGTCGCATTAAATGAAGGAATCGTCAGTAACATGCCACTTCTATTACCATTGCAGCAAACTGAAGTTGAACTGTTAAAAATAAAGCTCAGAAATATTGATATACAGTTTGGTCTCATCACGGTTAAGAGAGGTTGCTTTCAGTTTCGTTAAATTAACGTTAGCGAACTAACGGCTGTTAGGTGCGACACCCATTCAGAACAATACCATCCCTCAAAAGCAAACAAATTGGCCATCAGGAACAACTTAATTCGTTTTACCGTCATCCTAAATTGTTTAAACAAGaaggaaaatgttttacttACGAAAAGATGGTCTTGTTGTAGTTTTTCTATAAGATCGTTTCGAGTCGTTAACCTTCGTGTGCTGTGCCGGCGGTGTCTGCTGATATATagctgagagaggagagagtggaAATTTCCATTGAGCTCTGAGCAGGGGGCGGGGTAAGCTAGTTTGCATGCTTGTAGCTGATTAGCTACGTTTGAGAATCCTCTCGTTTCATTGGTTGATTTGACCCATCAATCCGACAACCATCCAATCATACAGCTACAAAGATTGTAAAGGGTGGAAGAAGAGAAAAACCATTGTTCGGcgaacatttatttaatttttatggttaaaacctattttatacagtctatggttaaaacACAAGTGGATATATCATAAGGTCAGATATTCACAAACGTTTTTTTTGAGAGATTTGTCTCTACAACGGTCCAGGCACTGTTTTAGAGTTAACATGATCCTTGTcccattttaaaataatgggGTAAGATCATGATGGCATAGAGAACATACCAGAAAGCTTAGTTGCTGCACCCATAAAATGACATCATCCTAATCCTAATCTAttctatttatacagttattCTACTGGGGGTGGAAAGTACCTAAACACACTACTAACACAAGgaatatttgcattttcataTTAGATCTATCATTGTGATACTTTGCCCCCACTACATTCAAAAGTGAAACAATATAGCTCCTTTTCTAGGTAATGAATTAGTAAAGGGGAATGATAACAATGTACTATATAACCCATGTAGTTTTGTCACTATCTTTAAATTGTGGTACTGATTATTTTTGTAAGCAAAGTATGAACATTTCTACCACCACTGGTTGGTCCTGGTTCCTTCATGCCATCCCTTTACAGCAGGGTTAATGTGGGTGGGGGTGGTAACAAGTTTCACCCCTCTCTCATTCCCCCCAAGGCACTGAAACTACAGGTTTGCAACTTTGTGTATGAGAAGTGGgcctttttaatgaaaaacagaagCACAGTTACTTCACCTCAGGTGAATAAATGTATTGatctgaaacacaaacatgacCAATCTTTTGTTTGGTATAAATTGGATATGAAGGGCAGCCTATCGAATAACTCAAAGGAATTATTTTCTGGGTTTTACTCGAGCAATGTGGTAAATTCAACTGCAGGTGCGAACAAGTATCAAGTTTCTGGTGCATAATATGTAAATACACCAACTGGATGCATGCCAAAGGCAAGTGGGCTCTAGTTAGGATTGAAACAGGTTTATCTGAGGCGTTTCTTTTAAGGTATAGACACATTCCAAGGCATCAAGGACTGGCATGACTGAAGCTGAAAAGTTGTGTAATAGCAAGTTCTACAGCTGTAGGTAAAGTATGTCGACCTACAATTTTCCCATGGCCGACATTCTCATACTTGCATAAGAGTTCTATCCTGTTATTTCGATCACtttcttttgtatttaaatgtcaaatcagGTATCATATAATCAGGGATCATGTTAACATCCACCAAAAGAGGAACAATCACTTGTGCAACCAGGGCTTGTGCAAAAAGTCTGAGTTGTAAATGGTTTTGCACCATTTAGTAGACGCACAAGCTGCACGATGTAAAactatattcagtttaataaaacTTACAGGATAGATCCTGAAGAACATTTATAACCTGGAGGTGTTTGCATTTGCAGTGGTTTGTTTTGTCCTTGCTGATGTGGTATAATAAATGttgcaaacatttatttaacttttgttCTCAACAATATTTCTCATCTTTTCTTGGCCAATCTAGAAATTAAAGCAAACTGAAAGAAACTTTAGTGTTTACATCAGGGTCATAAtgtaaattttaatttaatagtaCCAAGGCAGAGTTATAAGTTCCAGCTGACTTTTAAACTATACTTGCAGCTCTGTGGATCTGGGAGCTAGTttagtgtgttagcatgctgCAGATAATGAGAATGTCATTTAATTTGCAGGCATTTGTTCATCATCTTAAGTTTTGAACAAATGTAAGTTTTGACCTGATGGTGGCACTAGTGGAAACATCAAGGTATcaccaacatttttacagtCCACCCTGAAAGGATCATAAATGTGTGTACAAAAAATTCATGGCAATCCATAAAATTATTTGCAAAACATTTCAcccaaaaccacaaatgtaaaCCTCATGGTGGCATTAGAAGAAAGGTGAGGGGGTCACAGTATTTAGGATTTATTGTCTGGGAACAGTGACCATTGGGtagatgttgagatatttcacaggCTAAGTGAAAACTTTAACTAGCTGGGGGAAGTACAGGAAAAGTCAGCGGATCATCAGTCATAAGTCATTAATACATCACCTGGGTAAAAGAATATCTGTAACAAACTTCATGACAATCCTTCCAATAGTTGTCCAGACATGTCACTAAAAACAAAGGCAGCTAAGAAAAAATTTGGGGATCATGAATGGCCGTGAGTGTCTGTACAAGATTGAATCTTAAGCCACTGTGTAGTTGAGATACTTCAGTCTAGACTTTAGTGGTGGACAGACAAACCAACAGACAGATCGACAGTGCCATCcctggtggaaaaaaaatctcacattttTTCTGGTTgaataaacacaacacaaacaaaactccATGGTTTGTCTGAATGAAAGAGTGATCGGTATGTGCGCCACATAGCTGGTTCTCTGTGCTGATGGAAGCAAATTCCATTTTATCCACTGCTTTTTCCATTAGGGTATTAGGGTTTTCAAAACACCACTCCACAGGGAATTTCAGCAACGCAATTCAAACCATTGTGCCGATTTTAGCGTTATATCAGGTCAACTGTTCATATAAGTATACAGCATAATTTACCCTCCAGCTATGTGGGTTGTTTAGTGAAGCCTAGATTACATAGACTTACTTTGAGGCCGTGTCAGGACATGTTTAATAACATTGTTTTACGATGAAAATCATACCACCCCTTTGCAGTTAAAATACTACAGGGTTGTATATTCACTAAAATAAAGGCATGAATAAGTCTAAAGCATTTTCCCCCCGAATAAAACAAACCACATTTTAACACATATAATATAAAGGAAAAGTAGCAGAATTGTCAACACAGACAAAGACATAAACAATggactacaaatcccagaatggcCATGTTGTCAGCTTGCAAGGGTAAACAGTGTCGGGTTGTCAGAAGTTGTACAAGCTTTCTCAAGGTTACTATAATGGCTCAGCATATTACAAACTGGTTTTCCCCTGATCTTTACCACCCACACATTCAGCTGGAGCTCATCTATTTTGTTCTAAACACCTGTTCTTTAAGGTTGCTTGAACATTTGTAAATTTATGATGTTAGATCAGCAGCATATGGGGATGTGGGGAGTGATGTGAATGATAATCACTCCtgctgttttgctgttttttagttACTTATGTCTTATATTTTACTAAATGCTTCAAAATGTGAGAAGCCATCAGAGCTGAATAACCAACAGCATATACCAAGAAGGCTCAGTTAAATATAGTAAAAGTCTAAGACTTAAAAAAATAGTGACTTTGTCAACACAGGGACActttaacatatatatatatatactgtaattgACCAGAAGAATGATGTAATATACAGAACAGACAAATATTGAAGAGAGAGCAATGTCATAGAGATACACGTGCTGGACTCATCATACATTCTCCACTTTGAACTTGTGCTATTAATAAGCTTCAGCTGTCTCTCTGAATTCTCCTTGATAATATGAAACTACAAATATAAACACTactatacatataaatatgatatatatatttaattctaAATATAGGCATACACACTCTTCACATATAAATAGTAGTAATATAGCAattatagtttatatatatatatatatatatatatacacacacacacacacacacacataaactatAATTACTCAACAGATAACAAAGTCCCACTATAATTTAGGTCTTTGGTGACTCTTCTTGGCTAATCTCTGTGGTTTAACATGCTCACTGATAATCCATTTAATAAGAAGAGGTGTGTCAGAAATCATGTGCTTTCCAGAGTGACTGCCGAGGCAAAAATATCCGAGGTGACATTGTGGAGCGTCACTGGCcttgtgtgtttgttatgtaGTAAACAGAAAGCTACAGTATGGTCCGGCACAGGATGTGATTAAGTCAAGTCACAGCTTAGTCAGAGAGCTATTTAGAGGCTTCAGCTTTAATAGAGTTGCATTCAGAGTATCCCTTTCAGAGTGAACATAATATGTCTGGGAGTCACACTCAcatgagaggacaggaggataAATAATGACGCAGACAAAAATACGCACCAGGATAAACCCCCCCATTGTAAACTGAGAAGCAGAGCTGCAGCACAGACACGTTGGgcaacaaagacacaataaaacagGCTGGTACAAAAGGTACACACAGTGTAGATATCCCCATATCTACCACAAGCTATCGGGTGACGTTTGTCAGTTCTCTAAACATTCATGAATCATGTCGTTTCAGCAtggtcatttttacaaaataaggACAAGTTGAAAACCACAGAAGAATCAGAAAGGGATCATGTAGTTGCTCTGGTCAGGATATGGGTAGATACGTCTTACTGGCTTAGTACACCCGGGTCTGTCCACGCTGGCCCTGTGTGCGCACTCATCGCTGTCAGTCCTGCAGGAATCACAGTGGCAGCTGAGAGCAACAGGGTAGGTGAAGACGGGGTTGGCATCGATGGGGCAGCCGGGCAGTATGGCTGTGCGGTATTCCACCTTGTCATACGTACAGCCACTCTGGATGAGGAAGCGTGGGCCGAGTATATACCTCATGTTGCTGTCCTGCTcatcatacacaaacacatgaattaaactttatttaaagtgCTCGTTTTCaactgaaaatggaaaaaatgggCCCAAAATTGTTTTTGTGACTAAATATCAACACATCTGAAGCTTTAATTTAACCTGCTTCCTGTTGTACTTATACATACTTACTTATATACTATGTTGTGTGTTGATATAGACTTAAAATGTTTGAACGTTTCTgatcatattttattcatcttaACATTATAATCATATTTCAAACTTTCTGTTGAAGATGTCATAATAATATATGTTAATATATTACAGTTAATA
Coding sequences within:
- the slc25a55a gene encoding solute carrier family 25 member 55a translates to MSQQHISLPAKLINGGIAGIVGVTCVFPIDLAKTRLQNQRAGQQVYKSMMDCLVKTVRSEGYFGMYRGAAVNLTLVTPEKAIKLAANDFFRHHLSKDGKGLTVFKEMLAGCGAGMCQVIITTPMEMLKIQLQDAGRLAAQQQKPGLMPATKLVATATVLSRSYNSGTVVSAPRSVSATQIAKELLYTQGIQGLYKGLGATLMRDVPFSVVYFPLFANLNRLGKPSPEASSPFYWAFLSGCVAGSTAAVAVNPCDVVKTRLQSLNKGSTEDTYNGVTDCVSKIMRKEGPSAFLKGAGCRALVIAPLFGIAQVMYFAGVGEYIVDNSPLSLLSA
- the tshba gene encoding thyroid stimulating hormone subunit beta a → METAVFTCWLLFLLFNPAVPTCLPTDFTLYVERPECDFCVAVNTTICMGFCYSRDSNMRYILGPRFLIQSGCTYDKVEYRTAILPGCPIDANPVFTYPVALSCHCDSCRTDSDECAHRASVDRPGCTKPVRRIYPYPDQSNYMIPF